One window from the genome of Diabrotica virgifera virgifera chromosome 6, PGI_DIABVI_V3a encodes:
- the LOC126886896 gene encoding CCR4-NOT transcription complex subunit 11 translates to MALTIEQCDVLLGILENHNVRNFTLEALSNEVHKKFESSHFFKVGSCIVTLLQNNLLTDPEQRLAAITLLYELYRGEPIGNTPFANVFIHLLNPPEQQSSVGAPKLEYPGQLPRITAPEKHFIVQLLADKPKDALLKKTAAQIVNSDVPSQVNADFSAIQLTLAEKQSELPQTCKTGIPVVLSLPEKNYNSYTVDTTKDDIIIKKIVTSDNAPVNKVYKPEFVTLAPPLLNCKDEPVWLNPTTPKEHTVAYDITMCVPDTVGYEARQLMNKAYKSALSIQQQQQLLGELEDDPKLVYHIGLTPRKLPDLVENNPLIAIEVLLKLMQSKQITEYFSVLVNMEMSLHSMEVVNRLTTTVDLPTEFVHLYISNCISTCETIKDRYMQNRLVRLVCVFLQSLIRNKIINVQELFIEVQAFCIEFSRIREAAALFRLLKQLESGELGLVSSPTINSKS, encoded by the exons ATGGCTTTGACAATTGAACAGTGCGATGTCTTATTGGGAATATTAGAAAATCACAATGTTCGTAATTTTACGCTAGAAGCTCTTTCAAATGAAGTACATAAGAAGTTTGAATCTTCACATTTCTTTAAAGTGGGATCTTGTATTGTTACATTATTACAGAATAATTTATTAACAGATCCAGAACAACGTTTAGCAGCAATTACTCTGTTATATGAACTATATCGTGGAGAACCCATTGGGAATACTCCTTTTGCTAATGTATTTATTCATCTACTGAATCCTCCAGAACAACAAAGCAGTGTAGGAGCTCCAAAGTTAGAATATCCTGGACAGTTGCCTAGAATAACTGCCCCAGAAAAACATTTTATAGTTCAACTTTTGGCTGATAAACCTAAAGATGCTCTACTAAAAAAGACTGCTGCACAAATTGTTAACTCAGATGTGCCATCACAA GTGAATGCAGATTTTTCAGCTATTCAGTTGACTCTAGCAGAAAAACAATCAGAATTACCTCAAACTTGTAAGACAGGAATCCCAGTTGTTTTATCATTaccagagaaaaattataatagCTACACTGTTGACACCACGAAAGatgatattataattaaaaaaatagtaacaTCTGATAACGCACCCGTCAACAAAGTATACAAACCAGAGTTTGTAACATTAGCTCCACCTTTACTAAATTGTAAAGACGAACCTGTCTGGTTAAATCCAACGACACCAAAAGAACATACTGTTGCCTACGATATAACCATGTGTGTCCCTGATACAGTTGGCTATGAAGCCCGACAACTCATGAACAAAGCTTATAAGTCAGCTCTATCAATTCAACAACAGCAACAGTTGCTTGGTGAGCTAGAAGATGATCCAAAACTAGTTTACCATATTGGTTTAACACCCAGAAAGTTGCCTGATCTTGTAGAAAATAACCCTTTAATAGCCATAGAAGTTCTTCTGAAGCTAATGCAATCCAAGCAAATAACAGAGTATTTCTCTGTTCTTGTAAACATGGAAATGTCGTTACATTCCATGGAAGTTGTTAATCGACTTACAACAACTGTAGATCTTCCCACAGAATTTGTTCACTTATATATATCTAATTGTATATCTACTTGCGAAACTATTAAAGATCGATATATGCAGAATAGATTGGTGCGATTAGTTTGTGTATTTTTACAATCGCTTATAAGAAATAAGATAATCAATGTTCAAGAATTATTCATTGAAGTACAGGCCTTCTGCATCGAATTTAGCCGTATTCGGGAGGCTGCAGCTTTATTCAGGTTGTTGAAACAGTTGGAGTCTGGTGAATTGGGATTGGTCTCATCTCCAACTATTAATTCCAAAAGTTAG